The Streptomyces sp. NBC_01439 genome contains the following window.
AATGGCGCAACGTCCTGATCTACGGGACGACCCAGCGCATCACCTTCCAGGCGGTCCTGGAGGAACAGGGGGGCAGCACGCTCCAGTACGTCGACATCCCGGAGGCGGACCGGGCGCAGGGCTCCTCGGCGACCGTCGGCATCGACAACGCCGACGGCTCGATCGCCGTGCCGTTCTCCCACAACCGCCCGATCCTCAGTGCGCAGCGGGCGTACCGCTTCGCGGTCCCGGGCGTGCTCCAGGGCGAGATCCGCGACCTCGACACGGGAGCCCTCCTCGACCAGGCGCTCGTGAAGGTCACCACCCCGAACGGGACGGCCTTCGAGGCCCGCACCGATGCCACCGGGCGCTACGCGCTGCGGCTGCCGTACGGCGACCACCAGGTCGCGGCCAGCACACCGCTGCACGCGCCCACCGTCGCACCCGTGACGGTGACCCCGGCCAAGTCGGTGCTGGCGCACGACTTCCGGCTCGACGCCAACGGCGTACGGGGGGTGGTGCGCACCGAGGACGGAGCCGCACTACCCGGAGTGAGCGTCACCCTGGACGACGTCACGCCCCCCGTGGTCACCGGGCCGTCGGGGGAGTACCGGTTCGTGGCGGTGCCGGCCGGACAGCACCGGGTGACGGCCGTACTGGACGGCTGCCGCGTCACGGGGCAGGCCGTCATGGACATCGAGTCCATGGAGACGCACGACTTCGTCCTGTCCCGCAAGCGGGACGCCTTCGGGCACCTCTGCACGCGCGCGAGCCAGAGCGTCGCTCCGGTGAACGGCACACCTTTGGCCCTCACCGGGGACGATGCGGAGGTCGCGGTCGACCTGCCGTTCGCCCTACCGATCTACGGGAAGAGCTACAACCGGGCCTACGTCAGCACCAACGGCGTGCTGTCCTTCAACCGACCGCACTACTTGTGGAACCCGGGGGAAATTCCCACGCGGAACGGGACGAACGCTGCACTCTATCCCTTCTGGGACGACCTGAGCATGGACCAGGAGTCTTCGGTGCACACGGCGGCGACCGGCACGGCGCCACACCGCAGCTTCACCGTGGAATGGCGCAAGATGCGCTTCCGGGCGGACGGAACGCGCATCACCTTCCAGGCCACGGTGGAGGAGGGCGGCACGGTCCGGTTCTCCTACCTCGACATCCCCGAGGGGAACGAGCAGGCGGCGGGCTCCCACGCCACCATCGGCATGGAGAACGACGCGGGTACGGACGCGCTCTCCTACTCCTACCGCCGGCGGTCCGTGCGCTCCGGTGAGGTGGTGACGATCACCGGTCCCGCCTCGCCGTAGGCGGACGGAGGTCCCGGACGGAGGTCCCGGACACAGGCCCCCACCCCACCGGCCGTCCGGCCGGACCGCGCACACCCCGCGCGGTCCGGCCCGGGCGGCCGTGCCGCTTCGGGCGGTCAGTCCAGGTCGATGTGGACGCTGGTGGACTTCACCCGGGCGACGGCCCGTACGCCGACCGCGAGCCCGAGTTCCTCGACCGCCTCACGGGTCAGCAGGGAGACCACCCGGTGCGGGCCGGACTGGATCTCGACCTGGGCGGCGACCTCGCCGAGCCGCACCGCCGTCACGATCCCGGGCAGTGCGTTGCGGACCGAGGTGGCGGACTCGCCCTCGCCGTCGGCGGCCTCCTGGGCGAGCGCCACGCAGAAGGCGGCCAGATGCACCCCCTCGACCATCCGCCGGTTGCCGTCCCGCAGGGTCGGGAAGCGGCCCGCGTCCGCCCAGCGGCGGGCGGTGTCGGTGCTGACGCGGAGGAGTTGAGCGGCCTCGCCGATCGTGTACAGGTGCACGCCGCAACTCTATGCCCGACGCGGCGGCCCCCGGATCGGTAGGCTGGAGCCGCCGGGCGCCCGCCACGTAGCGGCACGCAGTGGAGGTACGGATGGGGAGCACCACGACCGGACCGAGCGAGCCGACCGGACGGACCGCGGGCGGCGGCGCCGACCCGGGACTGTACGGCCCGTCCTCCGTCACCTGGCAGTGCCACGGCGACCCGATGATGTGGATCGCCGGACTCCGGGCGCTCTACCTCCAGGCCCTCCACCCGCGCGCCGTCCGCGGAGTCGTGGAGAACTCCGACTTCCGGTCGGACGCCTGGGGACGGCTGCTGCGCACCGCCGACTTCGTCGGCACCCTCACCTACGGCACCACCGAGGCCGCCGAGCGCGCCGGCCTCCGCGTCCGCACGATCCACCGCAAACTGTCCGCCACCGATCCGGACACCGGCGAACGCTTCCCCGTCGACGACCCCGAGCTGCTGCTGTGGATCCACTGCGCGCAGATCGACAGCTTCCTGCACGTCCTGCGCCGCTCCGGCGTCCCCCTCACCGCCGCCCAGGCCGACCGCTACGTCGACGAGAACCGCGTGAACGCCCGTCTCGTGGGACTCGACCCGGCCGGGGTCCCCGCCGACACCGCCGGGCTCGCCGCGTACTTCGAGCGGATCCGCCCCGAACTCGCCGCCGGCCCCGACGCCCTCGCCGTGGACGACTTCCTGCGCGGCCCGCCCGTCCCCTCCCTGCTCGTACGTGGCCGAAACCTGCTGTGGCCGCCCGTAGCCGGCCTGGCGTACGGTTCCCTCCCGGGCTGGGCACACCAGCTGTACGGGCGGTCCGCACCGGCACCGCGCAGCGTCACCCGGCGCCTGCGCCTCACCGGGCGCGTACTGCGCAGCATTCCCGCAGGTCTACGCTGGCAGCTGCCTCCAGGTCACATCTTGAAAGCGATGCGCCGCATGGGCCCCGGGAGTCGCCCCTCGCCGTACACACTGCGTACATCAGCGGCCATACTGGACCGGCCGGGGAGGGCGTAGCACGAAATCGGGGGCGGCTTTAAGACATGGCGGAGTCCAGACTGATCCAGGGCCGTTACCGGTCGCTCGATCTGATCGGGCGCGGCGGCATGGGCGAGGTGTGGCGCGCCCGGGACGAGTCGCTGGGCCGGCAGGTCGCCGTGAAGTGCCTCAAGCCGATCGGCGCCGAGCAGGACGCCCACTTCACCCAGGTGCTCCGCGAGCGGTTCCGGCGCGAGGCGCGCGTGGCCGCGTCCCTCCAGCACCGCGGGGTCACCGTCGTCCACGACTTCGGCGACGACAGCGCCGCCGGCGGCCCGCTCTACCTCGTCATGGAACTCCTCGAGGGCCGCAACCTCAGCCAGCTCCTGGAGGACAACGACGCGCGCCCGCTCCCCGTGGACGTGGTCGTCGACATCGCGGAGCAGATGGCCGCCGCCCTCGGCTACACCCATGACCAGGGCGTCGTCCACCGGGACCTGAAGCCCGCCAACATCATGCGGCTCACCGACGGCACCGTGAAGATCTGCGACTTCGGCATTGCCCGCCTCGCCCACGACATCGGCTTCACCGCCAAGCTCACCGGCGGCAGCATGGCCATGGGAACCCCGCACTACATGTCGCCCGAACAGATCGCGGGCGGCGAGGTCGACCACCGCAGCGACCTCTACTCCTTCGGCTGCGTCCTGTACGAGATCGCCACCGGCGCCCCGCCCTTCGACCTGGGCGACTCCTGGTCGGTGCTGGTCGGCCACCGCGACAACGCCCCCGTACCGCTGCGCGAGCACCGCCCCGAGCTGCCCGGATACTTCGACGAAGTGGTCCTGGACCTGCTCGCCAAGCGCCCGGAGGACCGGCCGGGCGACGCCCGCCACGTGCACCACCGGCTGGTCGAGGCACGGCTGGGACCGGGCGGGTTGCCCGGCGCCCAGGCCCCGCTCCCGCCCTGGGCCCGCGGCATGACCGCCGGCCGCAAGGCCGGGATCGACGCCCGGCCGGCGAGCGGCGAGTGGGCCGTGCTCACCGGAGCCTGGACGGCCGCGCGCCCCGCGGGCCGGCAGCCGGTGCCGCGCCCGCGCGGCGCGTACCCCCCGGTCCACCCCGGCACCACCACCATCATCCGTCCCGCGGCCGAAGAGGACCCGCGGCTCACCGCCGCGTACGGGTTCCCGCGCCCCGCCGGCCCGCGGGGCAACGGCCCCGACGCGCTCGCCGCCGGCCACGCGCGCGCGTACGCCCTCAGCCGCGCCGGCCGGCCCGACGAGGCCCTCGCCGGGTACACGGCCGTGGCCGAGGGGCGCACGCGGGTACTCGGCGCGGACCACGCCGACACCCTCGCGGCGCGCCAGGAGACCGCCTACGAGCTGGGTCGGCTCGGGCGCAACCAGGAGGCGCACGACGTCTACCGCGCGGTGCTCGTCGCCCGCGAGCGGACCATGGGCCCGCTCCACCCCGACACCCTGCGCTGCCGGCACAACCTGGCCTGCGCGCTCGGTGCGCTGGGCCGGTACGCGGACGCCCACGCCACCGCGGCCGGGGTCGCCGCCGACCGGGCCGCCGTCCTGGGCGCCGAGCACGCGGACACCTTGCTGACCCGCTACGAGGCGGCGTACGCGCTCGGTCGCCTGGAGCGCTGGCAGGAGGCCCTGGTCGCCTTCCACGAGGTCGGCGTCGTACGGGAGCGGGTGCTCGGCCCCGACCACCCCGACACCCTGGCCGCCCGCTACGAGGTCGGCATCGCGCTCGGCCGCACCGGCCGCACGCAACAGGCCCTCGACCTGTTCCGGGGCCTGGTCCGCGACCGCACCCGCGCCTACGGGGTCACCGACCCCGAGACGCTGCGCGCCCGGCACGTCCTCGGGGTCAACCTGGGCCGGCTGGAGCGCTGGGCGGAAGCGGTGGCCGAGGCGCGCCAGGTGGGCGCCCTGCGCGCCGAGGTGCTCGGGCCCGAGCAC
Protein-coding sequences here:
- a CDS encoding TOBE domain-containing protein; the protein is MHLYTIGEAAQLLRVSTDTARRWADAGRFPTLRDGNRRMVEGVHLAAFCVALAQEAADGEGESATSVRNALPGIVTAVRLGEVAAQVEIQSGPHRVVSLLTREAVEELGLAVGVRAVARVKSTSVHIDLD
- a CDS encoding oxygenase MpaB family protein — encoded protein: MGSTTTGPSEPTGRTAGGGADPGLYGPSSVTWQCHGDPMMWIAGLRALYLQALHPRAVRGVVENSDFRSDAWGRLLRTADFVGTLTYGTTEAAERAGLRVRTIHRKLSATDPDTGERFPVDDPELLLWIHCAQIDSFLHVLRRSGVPLTAAQADRYVDENRVNARLVGLDPAGVPADTAGLAAYFERIRPELAAGPDALAVDDFLRGPPVPSLLVRGRNLLWPPVAGLAYGSLPGWAHQLYGRSAPAPRSVTRRLRLTGRVLRSIPAGLRWQLPPGHILKAMRRMGPGSRPSPYTLRTSAAILDRPGRA
- a CDS encoding serine/threonine-protein kinase, giving the protein MAESRLIQGRYRSLDLIGRGGMGEVWRARDESLGRQVAVKCLKPIGAEQDAHFTQVLRERFRREARVAASLQHRGVTVVHDFGDDSAAGGPLYLVMELLEGRNLSQLLEDNDARPLPVDVVVDIAEQMAAALGYTHDQGVVHRDLKPANIMRLTDGTVKICDFGIARLAHDIGFTAKLTGGSMAMGTPHYMSPEQIAGGEVDHRSDLYSFGCVLYEIATGAPPFDLGDSWSVLVGHRDNAPVPLREHRPELPGYFDEVVLDLLAKRPEDRPGDARHVHHRLVEARLGPGGLPGAQAPLPPWARGMTAGRKAGIDARPASGEWAVLTGAWTAARPAGRQPVPRPRGAYPPVHPGTTTIIRPAAEEDPRLTAAYGFPRPAGPRGNGPDALAAGHARAYALSRAGRPDEALAGYTAVAEGRTRVLGADHADTLAARQETAYELGRLGRNQEAHDVYRAVLVARERTMGPLHPDTLRCRHNLACALGALGRYADAHATAAGVAADRAAVLGAEHADTLLTRYEAAYALGRLERWQEALVAFHEVGVVRERVLGPDHPDTLAARYEVGIALGRTGRTQQALDLFRGLVRDRTRAYGVTDPETLRARHVLGVNLGRLERWAEAVAEARQVGALRAEVLGPEHPDTLVSRRELAGGLGRLGRWDEALPIYRDLSGIRERSLGDEHPDTVLAHADEAHCLERLGQVCYQEP